In Nocardia yunnanensis, one DNA window encodes the following:
- a CDS encoding LysR family transcriptional regulator, whose protein sequence is METRELRYFVAVAEELHFGRAAQRLLIAQPPLSRAIQRLERRLGVLLLHRTSRAISLTEAGSVLLQQARLALEAIEAAEQRTRRAGADRPGIVLAVKTGASRELLSTLLDAYAAEPDAVPVEVKLCGPGESERLLRNGCADVALLLRPYDTAAGFDTEDLRTEQQIAVLPAAHPLAGRPHLSMAELTAIPDLPLPRWPRADGSYPEGPGPEVRDQTQLTQLIALGRTCSLMPESLRPQLHADHALLPVPDAPTVTTVIAWPPHTKSQPVAALIRTATSLCAGVD, encoded by the coding sequence GTGGAGACGCGGGAGCTGAGGTATTTCGTCGCCGTCGCCGAGGAATTGCATTTCGGGCGGGCGGCGCAACGGCTCCTGATAGCGCAACCTCCGCTGTCGCGGGCCATCCAGCGACTCGAGCGGCGGCTCGGAGTCCTGCTGCTGCATCGCACTTCGCGCGCCATCTCCCTGACCGAGGCGGGTTCGGTGCTGCTGCAGCAGGCGCGGCTCGCCCTCGAAGCGATCGAAGCGGCCGAGCAGCGCACTCGCCGCGCCGGCGCCGATCGGCCCGGTATCGTGCTGGCCGTCAAGACGGGCGCGTCCAGAGAACTGCTGTCGACACTGTTGGACGCCTACGCCGCCGAACCGGACGCGGTCCCGGTCGAGGTGAAGCTGTGCGGGCCCGGTGAATCAGAACGACTGCTACGCAACGGATGTGCCGATGTCGCCCTGCTGCTGCGCCCGTACGACACGGCGGCCGGTTTCGACACCGAGGACCTGCGCACCGAGCAGCAGATCGCGGTCCTGCCCGCGGCCCACCCCTTGGCGGGCCGACCCCACCTTTCGATGGCCGAGCTCACCGCGATCCCCGACCTCCCCCTGCCCCGCTGGCCCCGAGCCGACGGCAGCTATCCGGAGGGCCCCGGCCCCGAGGTTCGCGACCAAACCCAGCTGACCCAGCTGATCGCCCTCGGCCGAACCTGCTCCCTCATGCCGGAATCGCTTCGCCCCCAGCTCCACGCCGACCACGCCCTCCTCCCGGTTCCCGATGCTCCAACTGTCACCACCGTCATCGCCTGGCCACCCCACACGAAGTCCCAGCCTGTCGCCGCCCTCATCCGTACGGCCACAAGCCTTTGTGCCGGCGTCGACTAG
- a CDS encoding PaaI family thioesterase, translating to MTGIKVNDTVASRVGELTEVFQRGLDEKLGVGASLGIRLDAAGDGFTRYHLDPNPATINAMFTVHGGVIATLMDTAMGSAVFTRLGDNTAYTTLELKVNFIRSVAIDGKRLTCEATAVHVGRRTATAEGRITDADGKLIAHGSTTVLVLGPQG from the coding sequence ATGACCGGCATCAAGGTGAACGACACCGTCGCATCGCGCGTCGGCGAACTGACCGAGGTTTTCCAGCGCGGGCTGGACGAGAAGCTGGGAGTCGGCGCCTCGCTCGGCATCCGGCTCGACGCCGCGGGAGATGGCTTCACCCGCTACCACCTGGACCCGAATCCGGCCACCATCAACGCCATGTTCACCGTGCACGGAGGCGTGATCGCCACCCTGATGGACACCGCCATGGGCAGCGCCGTGTTCACCCGACTCGGTGACAACACCGCCTATACGACCCTCGAATTGAAGGTCAACTTCATCCGCTCGGTCGCCATCGACGGCAAACGCCTGACCTGCGAGGCCACCGCCGTGCACGTGGGCCGGCGCACCGCGACCGCCGAGGGCCGCATCACCGACGCCGACGGCAAGCTCATCGCGCACGGTTCCACCACCGTCCTGGTGCTGGGCCCGCAGGGCTGA